From the Kitasatospora atroaurantiaca genome, the window TTGTCGATGAACCGGGCCCGCCAGCGCTCCACCGTCGACTCGTCAACGCCCAGGTCCATCGCGGCCTGCCGGTTCGTCCCGCCGTCCGCGCAGCGCAGCACGATCCTGGCCCGCAGCGCGAGGTACTGCGCGGTCTTCGCCCGCCTGGCCCAACGCGTCAACTGGTCCCGCTCGGCGTCGCTCAGGACCAGGTCGGCCTTCGGGCGACCGATGCGGCCCTCATCCTGCAGGCCGGCCAGTCGGTCAGCAGCGAACCTACGACGCCACTTGGACACTGTCTTCGCCTGGACGTCAACATGCCGCGCGGCAGCGGCATTCGACATGCCGTCAGCGCACGCCAGAATGATCCGGGCCCGCTCGGCGGCTCTCCGGTCCCACGACCCGGCTCGACGCACCAACTCGGCACGCTCGTCCTCGGACAGCGAGATCACCACAGCAGAAGGCCCAGGGTGCGACACCCGAAAAGGGTAGCAACTTTCCCTCGTGATTTACGGCGCATCACACTAGCGGCGTTGGCCCGGCGGTAGAACGGTCGCGTAGCCGGGATGGCGCCCGACCAGGGCAAACGGCCTGAGGCCGGCGGGGGTGGTCTGGCCTGCGAAGGTTTCGTGCAGGGAAGGGATACAGCATGGCTGCCCCACCCAGGACCACGGCCGGGGATCGCATCGATGAATCCCTCGTCCAGGACTTCGAAGCCGAGCTGAGGGGCGAGCTGAGCCGCCCGGGGGACCCCGGCTACGCCGGCGCTCGGCAGATATACAACGGGATGATCGACCGGAGGCCGGCACTGATCGCCCGTTGTACCGGGGCGGGTGACACCTTGGATGCTGTGCGGTTTGCCCGGGCGAACGAGCCACTCGTCGCTGCCCGTTGGCGGTGGCCACAATGTCGCGGGCAATGCGCTGTGCGACGACGGGTCTCGTCATCGACCTCTCTCCGATGAAGGGCGTCCGAATCGACCCAATGGCACGGACGGTCCGTGCCGAGGCCGGTCTGACCTGGGGCGAAGTCAACCACGATCTCCAGCACTTCGGCCTGGCGGCGACCGGGGGGTTCATCTCGACGACGGGCGTCGCCGGTCTGACCCTCGGCGGTGGACTGGGCTGGCTCGTACGCAAGCACGGCTCGCCTGTGACAACCTTCTGTCGGTCGACATCGTCACGGCCGACGGCCGGCTCCTGACCGCCAACTCGACCGAGAACGAGGACCTCTTCTGGGCTATCCGCGGCGGCGGCGGAAACGTCGGCGTCGTCACCTCCTTCGAGTTCCGAACGCACCCGGTCGGCACCGCGCTGGCCGGTATGGTGGTTCACCCCGTCCCCGCAGCGCGGGACGTCCTGCGCTTCTGGCGCGACTACGCCCCGGGCGCTCCCGAAGAACTGACCGACGGCGCCTTGCTGTTCACGGCACCCCCCGAGCCCTTCATCCCCGAGAGAGCGCACGGTGCCCCCGTCCTCGCTCTGTTCGGGGACTACGCAGGGGACCTGTCCGCTGGCGAGAGCGCCATCCGGCCGCTGCGCGACTTCGGCCCGCCGGTGGCCGACCTCATCCAGCCCATGCCCGACAGCGCGGCCCAGACCATGGCGGACTCGATCTGGCCTCATGGAGTCCAGAACTACTGGAAGTCCAACTTCCTGGCGGAGGTGAGCGACGAGGCCATCGACACGATCCTCGCCAAATTCGCCACTGTTCCTTCGCCCCTGACGACCGTAGTGATCGACCACAACGGTGACGGCGCTATGAACCGAGTGAGCCCGGACGCGACCGCGTTCGGCCAGCGAGACTGGTCCTACAACCTCCTCATCACCTCACTGTGGACGGACCCTGCGGACTCCGACGTGAACATCCGCTGGACGCGCGCGTTATGGGCGGCGATGGAGCCGTTCACGAGAGAGGGTGTCTACGTCAACTATCTCGGCGCGGAGGGGCAGGACAGGGTGCGGTCGGCGTACGGCCCAACTACGACCGGCTGGTCAACGTCAAGAACACGTACGACCCGACCAATGTCTTCTGCCTCAACCAGAACATCGCACCGACCGGGGACGAGCGGACGCCTGAGGCCACAGCGTGACGAAGGCCCCTGGAAACCGCCACTGCGGTCGGGGCCTTAGAGCTCGTAACACGATCTCGTGGGTGTGGGCTGGTGGGCCGTGTCCGGTGTGACGATTCGTCCGTTGGTGGTGGCGTGAGTGCACCGTGGATGGTCGATGACGAGCTGTGGGCGCTGATCGAGCCGGTGTTGCCGCCGTGGCCGGAGCGGGCTCCGGGGCCTCGGCCGGTGGACGACCGGCTGTGCCTGCAGGGCGTGTTGTTCGTGCTGTTCACCGGGATCACCTGGCAACAGCTCCCGCCGGAGCTGGGCTTCGGCTCCGGGCAGACATGCTGGCGCCGGCTGTGCCGGTGGACGGAGGCCGGGGTCTTCGACCAGGTCCACCGGATACTGCTCGCGGAGCTGAACGCGGCCCGGCGGATCGACTGGACGCGCGCTTGTGTAGATGCCTCCCATGTGCGCGCGAAAAGGGGGGTGCCGGGGTTGGCCCGTCGCCGGTCGATCGCGGCAAGTCGGGCAGCAAGCACCATCTGATCTGCGACGGGAACGGAACCCCGCTGAAGGTCATCACGACCGGCGGCAACGTCCCCGACGTCACCCAGACTCTCGCGCTGGTCGACGCGGTCCCGCCCGTGGCCGGCCAACCGGGGCGCCCCCGCAAGCGGCCCAAGTCCCTGCTCGGCGACAAGGGCTACGACAGCAGGCACGTCAGGCGAGAGCTGATCAGACGCCGGATCCTGCCCGTCATCTCCCGCCGCGGAGAGCCCGACATCCGCGGCCTCGGCAAACTCCGCTACGTGGTGGAGCAGACCTTCGCCCTGCTCCACCAGTTCAAGCGCCTCGCCGTCCGCTGGGAACGCCGCCTCGACCTGCACGACTCGCTCATCTCGCTTGCATGTGCACTCATCTGCTGGAGAAGGATCAACAAGCCGACAGCGTGATCGTGTTACGAGCTCCAAAGGGCAGAGACGGGGAGGGACGCCGGAGGAGTGGGTCACCATCGAGGAGGCGTACCGCGCCGCCGGACTGGCGGCGGAGTTGCTGCACCCGGCCAAGTGCTCCCCGATGCTGTTCCCGAAGCTCCACTTCACTTCGGACTACCCGCTGTTCCGCTCCTGGGTGAACGGTCCGCAAGGGCAGCGTCTGGGCCTGTCCCCGATCCCCGAGGTGCTGGTGAACCTGCGGATGCTCAGGCGGACGCTCGCGGTGGAGATAGCCAATCGGCCCGGTGGACTGCTGGCCACGAAGATCGCTCTGAAGCATGTCAGCGTGGCCACTACCGAGGGATACGCCAAGCGCGGCCCGGCGGTGCTCAGGCCTCCTTGCTGGCCGAGGTCGGCAAGTTGGAGGCCGAACGAAACAAGGATCTCACCTGGCAAGTCTGGCAGGACTACAAGAACGGCCGGATGCCCGCCGGCCCTGGCGCGAAAGGCCTCATGGACTTCTTCGCCTCGGTGGACGGCCAGGCGGGCCGCTCACCAGGGCAGGCCCCGAACGTGAAGCGGAGCGACCAGGAGGTGATGAACCTCCTCGCCAAGCGTGCGAGGACCCTCCACCTGGGTGTCGCGAGCTACTGCTGGTTCATCGATCCCTCGAAGGCTCTATGTCTGAAGCTGGCGGGGACTCCGGGGGCGACCGAGCCGCTGGTTGGCATGTGCGACGCAGCGCGCTGCCCGCAAGCGACCCACCATCCGTGCCATCGCCCGGTCTGGGCCGCAAGCGCGGAGAACAAGAAGGTCTTCATCGCCTCCATCGGCCGAGGCCAGAACGCGGAGAAGGTCCGCTTGCAGAGCGAGTTGGACCGCGACCTGCGGGTTCTGACCGAGCTCGACGCTGCCGCCGGAAGGAACTGACATGGGACGTATCAGCGAAGAGACCCGCGCCAGCAACGAGGCGTCCATCCGGGCCGCGATGGACCGGCTGCTGCGGGGCGACTTGTCGCCCGGTGGCAAGTGCGACCTGAAGACGCTGGCCGCTGAGGCGGGTGTCACCCGCACCGCCTTCTACCCCAAGAAGGCCCGCGACGGCTCCGAGCGGTCCGGCCCCTACCAGCACCTGGCTGAGGAGTTCGAACGGCGCCTGAAGGCCCTTCAGGACGCTGGCGACATCCCCGACCCGCGGGCGGCCCAGATAGAACGGCTGAAGACAGCGAACGCCGAGCTGGAGAAGCGGGTCAAGGACCGCGACAGGGTGATCGCGGAGCTCACCGCGTTCAAGCAGCTCGCGCTGTCCCGGATCGCCGCCCAGCACCTGGAGATCGACCGCTTGCGAGGAGACCTGGCCAGGCGGCCCGAACTGGCCGGCCCGGTCGGCGTCGTCGCGTCACTGCTGACGCCGCGCGGTAAGACCTAACCCTAGTCACGCAGTTGACCGCGCCTCGCGCGCCCTGGCAGCGCACTCAGGCACGCGAGGCGCGAGCGGCCGCTCTTCCTCACGACCCGCCGACCGCCGCCGCCTCGCGCACCGGGTACAGTGCGGACGACTGCAACACCGCGACCCCGAACTCCGCCGCTGCCTCGTCGCTCATCTCGTCCGGGATCGGAGAAGTCGCCCTGACATCGAGGATCTTGCCCGCGTCCTCGCCGCTGACCGGTGCGAACAGTGCGAAGTTCACCTTTGTCCCGGTCAGGTCCCGCAGAGAGTTCCAGCGCACCCCTTCCAGCCCCTGTTCGTGGGCCCGCTGTGCGAGCTCTCGGCTTCGTGGGTAGCCGATGTCCATCTCGTGCACAAGAGCTGCGTCGATACCCATGACCCCCAGGTTGGCGTTCACGTTCAGGTCTACAAGCCGCAGGTGGTGAGTAACCGACAGCCAGGCAAGGCACCGTTTCCTGACCTCGTCCGCAGGTACTCCCGGGCCGCTCACACGCAGGAACACCTCGATGAACGCGCCGAGAGGTGACGAGGCGACGTAACACGTGCCGGCCCCGCCGGACAGGTCGAACCGACAGGGCATCTCTCCGCCGCAGAACCAGACCGGACTGCCCGGCGTTCCATCCTTCAGCTTGCGCCGGTATATCCGGAACAAGTCGGCGTCCGGTTCCAGCAGGTAGAGCGCAAGCTCGCGGGTCATTGCGCCAGCCTCGCCACCGTCACTCGGGCAGACCACTCAAGCTCCTCGGGGGACACCTTCGACAGCACCTTCCGCGGCTCTTGGTCCTCCAGCTCGGGCTGCGGAGTGGCAGCCCACAAGACCACGGTGTCCGGGGAGAACAGATCGTCGAGGCCGGTCCGGAACACCTCCAGAATCCTCGCCACCGTCTCGGAGAGGCGGTTGCCCGGAGCGGGCTGGGCGAATTGCCACAGTGGCAGGAAGACCTCGTGCCGACCTACCAGACCGACCAGGTGCCCGCTCTCGACCTCGCCGACAATCTCCTCCGCAGCCCGGTGCCACTGGGCGGCCAATGACTGCGCGGTCACGCACTCCCCCAGCGCTAGGTGCCAGGACAGGTTGCTCACCGCAAGTCCCGCCGCGTCCTCGCCGATCGCTCTGAGGACCGCCTCGTCGAAGCCGTGAGTGCTCAGCTGGCGATGGCGTTTCCACTGTTCGTGGAGCACACGGGCGAACGCCTCAGCCAGGACCGATTCCTCGTCCATGCGTCCACCGTACGGCCCGGCCCGTGCCATCGCCCGGCCAGTCCGCAAGCAGTCTCCTGGTGCTGGACGGCCAGGCCAAGGACGGAAACGGCCCTGGCCGCTGAGGCAGGTGTCACCCGCATCGGCCGCCGAGCGCCTTGGTCCCGAATCGTCCGTGAGCGTACTGCTCCTCGAGCAGGCCTTCCGCGACGAGCGCATCTTGGACGACTTTCACGCCTTCCGGATACACGCCCGGCTCATGCGGTCCAGCTGCGGGGTCCTGGTGGAGTGCGCGGGTCAGTAATGTCAGGTCCACGACCGGGGAGGCTGACTTGGAGGTCGTACGGACCTCGCCCACCGGCCGCGCGGGGTGTCGCTGCTGGGCGGCCCGGGTCTCGCTGGACCTATGAAGTGCTGAAAAGTGCCGCGCGCTGGCGAGCAGCGGCGAGTTCGCTGCCGATGCGGGCCGGGCTGGCGTACTCCCGCCGAAGGTCTGCGACCGCGCGGTCCTGACTGCGTGCGGCGGACTCAATCTGCTGGTTCACTCGCTCGGCGAGGTCAAGCACTCGGTCCACCATCTGGTCGGGAGGAGGATCGGGAGCGTTGTGCAGCCGAGCGAGTTCCTCAGCCAAGTCAAACAACGAGTGTCCAATCGCGGCGAACTCTGGGTTGCGGCGGCGGCGGTCCTCGTCGTATCGGGGCTCGATGTCGTAGCCGACCTCGATCATGTCGAGCGTGGTCGAGCGACTGCATGATCCCGGGCTGCTGGTGGCGGCAGTCTCGGTTGCCGTCGCACTGATGTCGAGAGTGTATTTCCCGTGGTGAGCCGTGTTGCGAAGCAACAGCGTGCTCTTGTTCCACCCGTCGGTAATGCTGTAGGTAATAGTGGTGTTGCGGATGCCCAGATCGGTTGTGATGTCCGGTGGAATTTCTGCCGACATTGCCGCTTGAACGGCAACCTCATCCTGTCTGCCACGCGTGGGGAGCGGGGCGCCGTTTACTGACCACTCAATCCTCGCTGCTGCGAAGCCGTATCCGGTTGCGACGACGTCGTGCTCGAGGATGTCCGCGGTCGGCCAGTAGTGGTATTCGCGTTCCTCGCAGATGAATCCTGCGTTTGGCTCGAAAGGTCGAGGGCGCGTCGGGAGATACTCGGGGGCGACTGATCTGGGTCCAGGATTTCGACAGCCCGACGGAGCGATCGTTGCCGTCACGCAGGGGGAAGACGTTGTCTACCGGCATGTTGATGCCTGATCCAACCGGGATGTGCTCGGCCAGGATGCGGGCGAAGGCGGGGAATGCAAAATTGTGACCGACGCCTGTGAGGGCGTCAAATCGGTCGGCCAGATCCGACCCTCGCGTTCGGATGATCTGCTCGAGGGAGTAGCCCAGCTGATGTCGCAAGTAGTTGATGAAGAGGATTCCGCAGCCGTAAGAGACCCTATCGGCGTCCGATTGGGCGGTGTTGGTGACCCAGTCCGGGCGATCCGTGGTGCCTAGCCACTCGTTCACCCTTGGACCATTGCCTGATCGGTAGTAGCCAATAGGGTGCAACTCGGTGGCCAACACGATCGACAACGCCTCACCGTCGCTCCAACTCCGGTTCCAGCCGTAGCCGGTGAAGTCCATCAGGATCTCGGCCAGCTCCGCGACGAACAACATGCGAGCAAACTCATCGAACACATTCTGCTGCGACGGCGTCGGCGCCGTCGGGATGTAGGTGCTGCCGATCGAGATCCGGCTGATCTGGTCCCGCAGCCATCCCAGGTTCGAGACGTCGCCTGGCCCATCAGAATGCGACACATGTACCCAGGTCCCGTACCGGTTGCGGCCCCCGGCGTTGAAGTTGCAGTCAAACAACTTCTCAAGCGCTGCAAGATCCGCTTCGCAGGTCTCCCCGATAGCTTGCGCACGCCGCAACGCGTCGGCATCGGGCTGTTGATTAAGCCATTCGCCGTAGGTGATGACGAAGTTCGGCGTGTCTGCGGCTACGGAAAACCCAAGCCAATCTTTCATCTACGTGCCTGCTTTCTGCATCTGCTCGGATCAGTTCCCAGCCCGCTAGGACGAAGACGGTGCCAGTCAGAAAGATACAACCCGGCTAGATGTACATATATCCGAGAATGGCGATGTCCGCCACGCTCGCGGGCACCACATATCGAAAGGGGTCCAGAGCCGCATCTGCACCGACGAGGTTCGGTGTACCCGAATGCGTGAGTTGCCACCTGTCCCAGATGCGGTCCACATTTGCGTGCAGGAGCCAGAAGATTGGGTCTTTTGCAGCCGTAACCGGATCAGTGATGGTGCCGTTGCACCAATTGTGTACGTCGTTGTGGGCATCGAACTCTAGCCCCAGGGTGAAGTCTGTATACGTCTGCTTTAGTAGAATTCCGTCGACGGTGGCCTGCGTGGGAAGAGAGCCACCTCGTGCTCCGGGCGTGCCGCGCTGGACGTTTGGCGGCTGCCATACCCAATCGGGCCGATCGTGGTCATTGGCGTAGTCCCAATAAGGAATCCTCAGGTTAGGCTCATACGTACGCAGGGTCTGCTCAAGCGCATAGACGTAAGTCCGATGCCATGGCAGGAACCGCTGGGTGCCAACAGGGCCGCCGGCGTGCTCCATGGTGTGCATACGGTGGCTCATGTCTGAATGCACGTCGGCCCACCCTTGGTAACGGCCGCTTGCGTATGCAGCTTGCAGCGCTCCATTGAACCGGCTTCGCTCGGTTTCGCTCAGCCGCCTGTGATCCCACCGAGTCCTAGCAACTGCGCGGGCAATGGCGGTCAGCCCATCCTCAACCTTCATGGACCATCTGAGCTGGCTATCCATCAAAGGCGACCAGAGCTGAGCAGCGACTTTGCTGGTATCGACATCATCGACTCCCGCATCGAAGATCCATGAAGAATCGCTTACGGGACGGTCGGGTACACTTCCTACGTCTCGCAGGAGTCGGGCAAATCGAAGCGCGAGCAACTCCGGGTCGAGTTGTCTACCAGCTCCCCAGTCCACTTTCATAAGGTTGAAGTCATCCCGGTCAGGGAATCGACCTTCCGCGTGCAATTCCCCACGGCGCTGACCGTTTCCGGCGTCCTTCGAGGGTTTGACTCGGTCTCGCGAATTCCTCAGGGCCATGCCGTTCCCTCCAGCTAATTACGCATGCACGGGCTAGCGGATAGGAAGACCGGCCATCGTGACTGTCGGCGAGCATCGACGGAGGGCTTCGCTACAACCAATCTGTAGGTCTGTCCGCCGCCGAGCGAGTCTTCCGCGTCCAGGGGAGTGACAGGCCCTTCCGAACCCGTTGATGTATTGAACGTGATCGCAGAATGGGAGTGAATTCTGGACTGGTACGGCAGAGCTGGGCCGTCTTGTCTCTGCCGCGGTGTGGAGGTGGTGGCTTCCGCGCTAGCGCTAGCCTGCGGCACTTAGAGCTCGTAACACGATCACGCTGTCGGCTTGTTGATCCTTCTCCAGCAGATGAGTGCACATGCAAGCGAGATGAGCGAGTCGTGCAGGTCGAGGCGGCGTTCCCAGCGGACGGCGAGGCGCTTGAACTGGTGGAGCAGGGCGAAGGTCTGCTCCACCACGTAGCGGAGTTTGCCGAGGCCGCGGATGTCGGGCTCTCCGCGGCGGGAGATGACGGGCAGGATCCGGCGTCTGATCAGCTCTCGCCTGACGTGCCTGCTGTCGTAGCCCTTGTCGCCGAGCAGGGACTTGGGCCGCTTGCGGGGGCGCCCCGGTTGGCCGGCCACGGGCGGGACCGCGTCGACCAGCGCGAGAGTCTGGGTGACGTCGGGGACGTTGCCGCCGGTCGTGATGACCTTCAGCGGGGTTCCGTTCCCGTCGCAGATCAGATGGTGCTTGCTGCCCGACTTGCCGCGATCGACCGGCGACGGGCCAACCCCGGCACCCCCCTTTTCGCGCGCACATGGGAGGCATCTACACAAGCGCGCGTCCAGTCGATCCGCCGGGCCGCGTTCAGCTCCGCGAGCAGTATCCGGTGGACCTGGTCGAAGACCCCGGCCTCCGTCCACCGGCACAGCCGGCGCCAGCATGTCTGCCCGGAGCCGAAGCCCAGCTCCGGCGGGAGCTGTTGCCAGGTGATCCCGGTGAACAGCACGAACAACACGCCCTGCAGGCACAGCCGGTCGTCCACCGGCCGAGGCCCCGGAGCCCGCTCCGGCCACGGCGGCAACACCGGCTCGATCAGCGCCCACAGCTCGTCATCGACCATCCACGGTGCACTCACGCCACCACCAACGGACGAATCGTCACACCGGACACGGCCCACCAGCCCACACCCACGAGATCGTGTTACGAGCTCTTCAGCGTGCGTCCACGTGCTTGCAATGAAGGCGATGTTCCCTCGCACGGCTTTCCCCCCGTCCCCGTGGCATGCCTGCGCCTTGCTCGGCCGAGCCTGCCGGGGGGCGACGGCGATGTCCATGTTCGGACCTCTCGCCGCCGCGCGCACCCGGTCCTGTGAACCCGACGGAGGATCAGGTGGTCACACGTCGCGTCGGCTGACCACCGGGTAGGCGACGGCCAGCAGCGCGGCGGCGAGGGCGACCAGGGCCCCGAGGAGCTGCCAGGGGTTGACGTCCGGGTCGAGCCCGTTGCCGAACAGGGCGGCGGAGATGCTCACGGGTGCGTAGAGGATCAGGTAGCGGCCGACCGCCTCTCCGGTGAAGAGGCCGATGATGGTCGGCAGCATGACAAAGCCGAGCATGGCGCTGATCGCGCCGGCACTGTGCCGCAGCAGGGCTCCCATCGCAAGCGACATCAGGCCGATCGCGGCGAGGTAGAGGCTGCCGCCGACCACGGTCCTGAGCACCTGTTCGGTCGGCTGCGGGCCCGCCTCGTCGCCCAGCATCGCGATGGCCACCGCCGTGAACGTCCCGATCGCCGCGGTGGCGAGGACCAGGACCAGGGCGAAGAACACCAGGGCCTTGGCGGTCAGCATCCGTGCCCGCCTCGGACACGCGGTGAGCGTGCTGCGGATCATGCCGGTGCCGTACTCCGAGCTGATGGTGAGCACCCCGAGCGCGATGACGGGGATCTGGCCGATGAAGAAGCCGCCCATGCCGAGCCCCAGGATGTCGTCGCCCGGCTGCACCGTGCCGTCGGAGAACACGACGGCCAGGGCGCCGACGCCGAGGATGAAGGTGAACATGGCGGCCAGGTTCCAGACCGTCGAACGGACGCTGCGGATCTTCGTCCACTCGGAGGCCAGGGCGTGGCCCAGGCGGGCCTCCTCCACGGGAATCGGCGAGGCGAAGACCGGGGAGGCCTCGCGCGGGGGAGCGGTGGGGGTGAGCACTGGTCAGGCCTCGTTCTCGTCGTAGTGGTCATGTGCCGAGCGGTACTCCACCTCGTCCTGGGTGAGCCGCATGTAGGCCTCCTCCAGCGAGGCGTGATGCGGTGACAGCTCGTGCAGCCGTACACCGTGCTCGTGGGCCAGGTCGCTGATCTGCGGCAGTGTCGCCCCGGTGACCTTGAGCGCGCCGTCGGGCTCCGGCTCGGTCCACGCACCTGCTTCGGCGAGTACCCGGCCCAGCAGGTCCCGCTGCGGCCCGTCGCCGTCCGGGGTGCGTACCCGCACGTAGCCGGCGGAGTGACGGTCGATGAAGTCGCGGACGGACATGTCGGCCAGCAGCCGTCCCTGGCCGATCACGATCAGATGGTCGGCGGTGATCGCCATCTCGCTCATCAGGTGGGAGGAGACCAGGACCGTACGGCCTTCGGCGGCGAGGCGCCGCATCAGTGTGCGCACCCAGTGGATGCCCTCCGGGTCCAGGCCGTTGACCGGCTCGTCGAAGAGCAGCACCTCGGGATCGCCGAGCAGGGCCGCGGCGATGCCGAGCCGCTGGCCCATGCCGAGCGAGAAGCCCTTGGAGCGGTGGTCCGCCACCTGGTGAAGGCCGACGATGTCGAGTACCTCGTCCACCCGCTCCCGGGGGAGGCCGGCGAGCTGGGACAGGCAGAGCAGGTGGTTGCGGGCGCTGCGGCCGCCGTGCACGGCGCGGGCGTCGAGCAGGGCGCCGACCTTGCGGGCGGCGTTGGGCAACTGCCGGTACGGGTGGCCGTCGATGGTGACGCTGCCTGAGGTCGGCGTGTCCAGGCCGAGGATCATGCGCATCGTGGTCGACTTGCCTGAGCCGTTGGGCCCGAGGAAACCGGTGACGACACCTGGCCGGACCTGGAACGAGAGGCTGTCGACGGCCGTCTTGGGGCCGTAGCGCTTGGTGAGGCCGTGTGCCTCGATCATGAAGGGCGTCCTTGGTGTCTGTGGTCGGCCGGACTGGTTCTCGCACAAGACGACGGCGGCATACCCGGCGGTTTCCCGACCCGACAACATGAACTATGATTCATGATAGGTGCGAACGGTGATCATTCAGCGGGAGGGATGACGGCATGAAGGTGATCCTTCTCGGCGCGACCGGCATGGTCGGACAGGGCGTCCTGCGGGAGTGCCTGCGTGACGACGCGGTGGAAGGCGTGCTGGTGCTCGGCCGGACGCCGACCGGCGTCCGGCACCCGAAGCTCCGCGAGATCGTGCAGCCCGATCTGACCGACCTCGGCGGGGTCGAGGCCGAACTCTCCGGCTACGACGCGTGCTTCTTCTGTCTCGGCGTCTCCTCGGCAGGCATGAAGGAGGAGGCGTACCGCCGCGTGACCCACGACCTCACGCTCTCCGTCGCCCGGACCGTGTCCGCCCTGAACCCCGGCCTGACCTTCGTCTATGTCTCCGGGCAGGGCACGGACAGCTCCGAGCGGGGCAGGCTGATGTGGGCCAGGGTGAAGGGCAGGACCGAGAACGACCTGCTCGCCCTGCCCATGGACGCCTACATGTTCCGCCCCGGATTCATCCAGCCGATGCACGGCGTCACCTCCAGGACCAGGCTCTACCGGGCCGCCTACCGGGTGACGACGCCCCTCTTCCCGGTGCTGTGGAGGCTGTTCCCGAACCAGCTGACCACCACCGAACGCCTGGGGCGGGCGATGATCGCCGTCGCCCGCTCGGGTGCGCCCGGCCGGATCCTCGGGACGAGGGACATCAACGCCCTCGTCCCGCTCGCTCCGCCGTCCTAGCGACTCACCTTGAGGGACGGGCAGGCCCAGGACAGCGGAGTCCCGTCAGGTGGAGGGCCGTGGTACGTCCCGTCGCTCACCGACAGGTTGACGATGAGGTAGGCGTGCCACGTCCTGCCGACCCCGCGGCCGTCGGCGTGGACGAGGTGGCCGCCCACGTACCACTCCACCGTCCGGGCTCCGAGGACCACCCGGAGTCCGACGGTGGCGCCCGGTGTGACCGTCGGGTCCTGCCAGTACCGGTAGCCACCCTTCACGTGGTTCGAGAGCTCCAGCGTCCCGGGGTTGTCCGGGTGGTACTCGAACACGTCGATCTCGTTGCCGCCGTCACGCCAGGTCCAGATGGCCGGCCAGGCGCCCCGGCCGCTCGGGAGCGTGATCCGGGCATCGATGACATCGCCCGTCCGCACCTCGAACGCCTCCGGGCTCCCCTCCGTGGTGAGCAGGTCGCAGTCCCACAGGTCGTCGGCCTCCCTCGCCTCGGCGCGGAAGACGCCGCCCGGGCAGTAGCGGGGTCTTAGGTGGTCGAGTTTGTGGTCGGAGCGGTTGGTCGGGCCCATGTCGGGATAGGCGCTGCTTCGTCCGGCGGTCCACTGGTGGGCCGAGGTGAAATCAGCGGTGAAGACGACTCGGCGGGTGTGTGGTGTTGAAGTTCGTTCACTCTCCATCCTTTGATTATGGCGTGAGTCACATTTCCGGTAAACATCTGACGATAGGTCAGATCATATGACGAGCAGTCATATTGCTTACGACATGGGCGTCCTGGTGGCTGATGCACCATCAGACATGGTCATTTCTCGATCAGTTGGGCCGCCACGTCGACCCGTCATCCCGGGCGGGGCGGAGTTACCATCGCAGTCCCCAAGGGCGGGGGACAGGGAT encodes:
- a CDS encoding family 16 glycosylhydrolase; this encodes MESERTSTPHTRRVVFTADFTSAHQWTAGRSSAYPDMGPTNRSDHKLDHLRPRYCPGGVFRAEAREADDLWDCDLLTTEGSPEAFEVRTGDVIDARITLPSGRGAWPAIWTWRDGGNEIDVFEYHPDNPGTLELSNHVKGGYRYWQDPTVTPGATVGLRVVLGARTVEWYVGGHLVHADGRGVGRTWHAYLIVNLSVSDGTYHGPPPDGTPLSWACPSLKVSR